Within the Cydia pomonella isolate Wapato2018A chromosome 10, ilCydPomo1, whole genome shotgun sequence genome, the region ACAAGCCATTAGGTATTGCGATGTTTGGACGGTAATTACGATGGAAatgattttgttaaaaaagatTAGGGATACAGGTTTTCTAGTTACGAGCGGATAGCAGAGATAAATAAGATACCTGttcaaattacatttaaaaatgttttagctGTATTTGAGGAATTCATCAATGTATCAAAAATAAGCTCGAGCGCCATCTAACCtatatataaagttataaataaaatcaataaaaggCAGGCTTTACAGCGGGGCAAAGTTGATGTTTAATTCCTCGTGGTAATATTGATACTCGAGTAATCGAAAgactccaaaattgaaccacgagcgtagcgagtggttcgaaaagtgcaTTCTTGAGCGTTGTGCCGGTTTCGAGGCACagaggttaaacaaactttgccaccgGCACCGACATTTTTCACCACGTCAACGTGAGGAAAATATACTaattgtaaaacattacaaattcaatccaaatgaatgctattaaatatatatcattcaaaatcatcacttaaaagtcaattctaccagccgacatgaggaaacaactcaaaattaagATAAAATTACTTTACCCCTCTTGGGGAAAAAATCCAACTTACTAatcagtttttaaagaataaagagagccggGGTGATGCGGCAAAAATTGGTTATTTCTAAAGCCGTAGACCAAAAGATACTGATCACGGCTCAAGAATGAGGGTCTAATTAAGAAGGGTTAAATGCCAATTATATTCCAATGTGGAGATGCCCTCGCAGCGCAAGAGCAGGTTACAGTCAACGTCAGAGATATGATttcatttttcgccttattacaaaggagtacGGTGCAGAAGTGTAAACATTTATGACGTCGCGTCGTCTGTACAAAGACTAAATGAACCCCATAGAGTAAATGAAGTTCCTAATTTACTTCTATATATAATCGCATGCCAATTATTTACCGGCAATGATTCGTTACTCGTATTGGATGTTTCCATTAAGGTTAATGGACTTAATCCCCCGGCTCTAATGGGTGATTGGATCCCTCGGCTTTCCCGAATCCTGCGATTATTCGCTGGTCCGGCTACACTTTCTTATACAAACACAATATTCCTTTTAGTCTtgcaaaaacaaatatttctaGGGTAAATAAACGGCTTCGGGCCTAGTTAAACCACCAAAGTGGTAAGGTTAgtattttggtattttctaAATACGGTATAGGTTACACAGAAGCTACGAGTATTATAGCGGAGAAATTCAGGTCAGCTCTGATATCATAATTTTCTTATaccacttcggtggcaaacaagcatacggcccgcacgATGGCAAGCgattaccgtagcctatggacgcctgcaacaccagatatttattatcatttggaaTTTTTCACTATTGGTGAACAataaacatcgtgaggaaaactACATTCATCTTCGAAAAAACTCAAAAGGTGTGTGCGAAGCCCCACACTTCACATCATGCCTAAGTGGGAATTAGCCCAAATCCCAATACAATATGAGGCCTATCCCATGAGTGTAAGTATATAAGCTGACGACGATATAAATGTAGTAAGGCAAATGTGGAAAAGATATAGGGGGGGTGAATACTGAACGTAGATAATGCACGTATATGCGAGAGTTCTTGCCCTATTACTGTATAATCtgcaatacattttatttgcCAGTGTTCCCCAAATTGACCCTATATAAATTCCAAACATTGTAAAACCGTATTTGACGTCAAGCAAATGATAATTGCATGCACAAAGACGTTGCGAAACGGGTGACCTGAATTAACTTAGCAAGTGATGCATGTACTCACGTATACTGGGCTGACATCCTTGCTTCATAATTGGGGCTAGGCTGCGCCGGAGAGATTTAATTAAATCTTCCCCGCCCGGCATTATTCCGAGATTGACAGATTGACGTGGATATCCctgtaattaaattttatagacAGACCGCTAATTAACATCGTTTTTGGATTATTAATTTTGCTCGTAATTAGTCTACAAACAAACAGtacattcgttttctaaaaataaagatcaaagtcCTACTTAGACGGTTCAAAAACTCGCATGATTTTCGCTATATTGcggtatttggtcgatcgactgaattcattgtactctgtagttagcaatgtatccaatattgcatgcaagttaaACTTAAGCCGTCTAAATCTGACATACCTAAGTTCTGTTAGATAGGTAAAACAATAAAGGGATTATTTTGTATCTTTGATGATGAACATTGCTTAGATTAGTTTGTATGTCAAGATCAGCCTAAATAGCTCAAAATCTTGGCCCTTAAAATGAGTTGTGGTAGCTATCTTGGACTAATAATTCTGGTAGCTATTAATGAAGTCTGCTAAGAAAACTCACAAATATCCTGAAATACCTTTCAGTCTCATATGAGCTGTATGTATACACACtcactcctctggcgcagcaaTTCAAAATGTGTCTTGGactccaacacgactgctcgccactgatcccggtcctgtgcagtttctcgccagtcttcaacctggagctggcgcagatccgtgtccaccacatacCAAGATCGACCGGCCGGACGACGTGCTGTCGGTGTTCCTTCAAACGCTCGTTTCACTGCCTGATCACCTCCCATTCGCTCTAGATGGCCGAGCCACCTAAGCCTTTGCGCATTTGTGACACCCATGATACTTGGCTCAGCAACTATCTGTTCGACTTCGACGTTTTTGCTGATTCTCCAGATGCCATCGGATCTCTGCGTTGGGTCGAGGATTTTGCGAAGAATGTTTCTCTCAGCCACCAGAAGCTTACTTTCTTCCTTCATAGTTAGTGTGCAGGCTTCACATCCGTATGTCGTATTGTGGTTTTGTAAATTCGGATCTTAGTGTTTCTGCTGAGAAGCCTGGACATCTAGACTTTCTACAGAGCTGACCGCACCGCAAGTCTGAATGCAAATGTCAATTTCTTCGTCACGGGTGTTGTTGTCGTTGATCGTACAGCCTAGGTAGTTATTTAAATGTAGCCACCCCTTTAAGCACAGTATCTCCGACATGTAGATCTGCAGGTTTACCTCGAGCGGTTTTATAACGTCGCGTGTGAAGATACACAGTCTTATTGTGGGTTATACGTCGGCTTACTTTCAAAGCTTCGGTCTCAAGGGTCTTAGTCGCCACCTGGACCTCTGCTCTACTGCTAATAGAGCCAGATCATCTGCATACCACCATTTGCTTTCTTGCTGTGTATGCTATATGTATACACACccccattttatttaatacggtTGATTTCAATAATtcttaacattttttaaaatactgatttgacgataggcctaagaagcgctggatGGACGTCGTGATAGCGGACatgaagagaacaatctcacatctgaggatgccgaagactgggcgaagtggagaagattaagtaggaaagcggaccctggcgctaggccgggaaaacgctaggttgaagaaaaAGAAGACTGATTTGACGATAAATTTTACGAAAACTTTTgacagataaaaaatatgtatgtcatGAAGTAGTAGTAGAACAGATtaagtatagggaccgtgcgcgttggagggtctgccatcttgtggcctgaattggaaccataaacatacagctgtacacgtcacgtgttttcttgtgcatagtaggttctgccatcttgtgggctacatcggaacaaaaaacatcacatttacgcctcgcgccaaaaatctgacggcttctgtgctacctcctacagttcatgcacgctccctatatactAGTCTTTGTACAGCATAGTCAATATGAGGTTGAATTGCTTTAAATTATTAATGCGTTGCATGAAGGTTTTGCTACCCTTTGTGTTTTTTACTGTTTTAAATGCGGAACACTTGACGTAACTTTCATATGGTGACATTTGTCATCAGttaaaaaatcacaaaatttgtatttatattttgataacACAAACATGTTTTACCCTTTAAAATAAGGTAACTTACTAGTCATTGCATTGTCTATTAGTTGAGATATTAGTGTTTATATAATTAGTTAATTGATGAGTTGTTTGTAGCAGTGCCTAAGATGATTGGGACAGGCAGTGCAGAAAATGCTGCGGCCGAAGCACTGTCGACTACTCCAGTCGAGCAGGTTCAGGAGATGGAATCGGATCTAGAGACCAACATGGTATCAGTTTCATTAAGATCCAACATCACTGTAACGCACTCTTTGCCCTGTTACGCTCCAACAGTACTGTTCGTTATTTTTAGAACCAAAGAGAATTGTACCTACTGTTCTCGAGAATGTTATACTATAGCATCAATTCTTGATTGAAAACTTCACCCATACAGAACGGAAAACGTTCTCGGGAACGGCACAACTCTACCAAAGACAGAGGAAGACCAcgcagcgccatctcgtttggCGATTAAAACCGACTAAATTATCTACATTACTTTTCACGACCTTAGTACATACGTTTCAGATATATTAGATGCCTAAATCACCTTCTATCCGAAAAATCGTAGCGCTAGCGGATTTTCTTTGATTGGCACAAAATCTTGGatacatcatatttttatcaaagTTTGGATGAGCATCTAATTACGTAATATATTATCCATCTTGTTCTTTAGCCTACCGTTTTCACAGCCTAGCGCCAGGGCGCTTTCCTactcaatcttctccactttgcccggtcttcggcaacCTCAATATACTATCCATATTTCACAGAAAATAACTGTAGAAGATGAAGATGTAGCCAGGTCAGAAGCCACATTTCGCTACACCATAACCAACATCAGTCAACTTAAAGAACAAGTTCTATCCCCGCCATGCTTCGTAAGATGTCTTCCATGGAAGATCCTCGCCATGGTGCGCCTGACCACGACTCCCGATCGGCAACAGCAGAAAGCACTGGGAGTATTCCTCCAGTGCAATGGAGAGAGCGACTCGCCGGGGTGGTCGTGCTATGGACTCGGAGAACTGAAGTTGCTTACATACAAGCCTGACAAGGAACACCTGTGTAGAAAACTGCATCACATGTATCACTGGTAAGATTTTagtagtttttacgaaataTGAAAAGGCCTCGTGGCTTACTTTTTTTCCTTTGGTGATAATGACATCGACTTTCGACGTGATGAATTATCGTCGTTTCTAACCCCTAATTTCTTTGTGCACATTTTTGACTAAGGGTGTACATTCTAATGATATTTCTGGTTTGTTTACTACCCAAAACTGACTATTGACTACTGGACCTGTAGTAGACAGCCGAAAATTTAATCTAAATGTCGACACTCACAAATATGTCCAAAAATACTTGGATACTAATTATTGATAGGTTTCGTTTATTCACGTAAAACTCATCCACATCGGGTTGCTTAAAAATCGTGCAATGGCATATGAGTCATCTACGACACACGAAATCTCAAATCAACATTGTCCATCAGATGATGAATTTCAGGATCAACAATGTTAAAATCTTCTAGGTTTTGTTAAGATGTGTAATAGGTTTAAGCCGACTTTTCGGTAATAgttgtacagtaagctgcagagataactgacctcCCCTGCAAACAAGTTTCCACGTAAGGAGGGTCAGCAATCTCTGCAGATTGCTGTACctacacaaaacaacaaaagtaacaaaataatcccTTAAGCCCAATCATGTTACAAGCTTTGGATTAACTTAAGTAGTCTAGTTTTAAATAGACCTAGGCCTATAAACAATAGGACTTTTAATCTTGGTTACCGTCTTACCCACAAACCCACACatatacagtcaagtgtaaaaatatgggtgtacacatcttactcaaaaatatgtcccatagcatcttattccagtgtaataagagcgtagtaccatatttatgagacgatttattcgatacttatttttgcacttgactgtacaagcaCCTTAAGAGCATAGCATTGAGCTAATATAAAGTCGAAAAGTAACTTTAATCAAACAAATCGACAGCAAAGAAGATGATTGGGGTTTTGGACATTTCATTTCATGGAAAGAATTAATGAATCCCGACAACGGCTTCGTCAAAGACGACGCAGTCACAATAGAAGCTCACGTGATTGCCGAAGCACCTCACGGCGTGTCATGGGACTCCAAAAAACATACCGGCTACATTGGTAAGAAATTACACGCCGGATACATTGGTAAATATTATGGTCATTTTCTTCATCATTGGGGCCGTTCTTTGCAGTGGTCGTCAGGGTGGTTACATTTGTAAACCTAAATATTCACTCGTTTGTAAgattcatacatacattaccTTGAAAATAGTCCCTGCCATATTATGGCCCAGTAAGAATCGGTGTGTTTAGAAATGAGCAGGTTTTAAAGAGTCGGCATAACTACTGACTACTACTTACTACGGCGCAAGAAGACGCATAAATTCGTTGTATTCTCATTTTTACTCATCGTGACCGCCGCCATACATGAGGCGGGATACAAATGGGAATGATTCATATGAATGAACTTATTCTCATCTGTGCCCGtcggggacaaatgggaacaCAGCATAAATGCAATATTTGCATGAATTATCGGCACGCATTTGGAGAGCGTTCAGTGCATTATTTTTCCAGCCTCCAACTTGCCGAGGGCCTTCCGACAGTGTCTCTTCTCGTgcgtgtttttttctttttatctcATTTACACCATCAAACAGATAATATATAGATCAGTTCAGTTTAAATTTACGACAGGCGACCAATTTGTGGGACATTAATTTCATTAGAAATGTATTATTTTCCAGGACTGAAAAACCAAGGCGCCACCTGTTACATGAATTCATTATTACAAACCCTTTTCTTCACAAATGTCCTTCGCAAGGCCGTATACCTAATCCCGACGACGGGAGACGACAGTTCCTGCTCCGTGGCCTTTGCTCTTCAGCGAGTGTTCTACGACCTACAGTTTTCTGATAAACCTGTTGCGACCAAGAAACTAACCAAGAGTTTCGGTTGGGAAACGCTAGACTCATTTATGCAACATGATGTCCAAGAATTTCTCCGGGTATATATCCttccgatatatatatatattgtagttTTATATAGCCGACATTGTATTCGTACCTATGTACATGTACACTATGAGACTATGACCAacaaaaatttatttaagataaagtCGAAAACGCCTAACAAGTTGTATCTAATCTTACAGCAGTTTATAATTTCAGGTATTACTAGATAAGTTAGAAAATAAGATGAAAACGACAGTAGTAGAGGGAACCGTACCTAAATTATTTGAAGGAAAAATGACGTCTTTTATCAAATGCAAAAACGTCAACTGCACAAGCACGCGCGTCGAAAGTTTCTACGACATTCAACTTTGCGTTAAGGGGAAGAGCAACAGTAAGTTTCATGAAATGCAATATCTTGAGAATGCAAAGTTTAGTAATTTTAACTAGAGAACCTTTAAAGTTATTGGTTTCCGTCGAACAAGCAACATGaattagatttattattaatataggtaAACGAGTGAcggcggtggtggccgagtggatatgacgtccgactttcaatccggaggtcgtgggttcaaatcctggctcgtaccaatgagtttttcggaacttatgtacgaaataccatttgatatttaccactagctttttcggtgaaggaaaacatcgtgaggaaacctgcatacatctgcaaagaaattcaaaggtgtatgtagatgtaaattaaaatgattttttttttctttacttttgCGTCTGGTCTTGCGGTGTGCTCAATGGCGgtgtgtcctataatatattaacattgtcaTTTGTTTCGTAGAATCAATTGCCACTGACCTGCTTCGTAAAATAGTTTAGCTTGCGCTCAGTCAAGTGAGTGGGCGTGTTTGTTAAAAGTTTTCAAGTCTCCCAAAGGCAAACTTTGCTTACCGAATGTTGTCTTAGACAACATCCTGGGTAAACTACTTTCCCGCCACTATCGGTGTACATTAGATCCCTCCTTCTCTATCCCTATCGCTAAGGCACTAGTTTTCTAATATACATGTACATTCAAGGTAGCAAACCAAGACCTCGCCTGTCACGGAGCATTGAAAGTGTGAATATTGTAGAATACCATATCCTGACTTACAACTTAGAGAAACACAAATTGCAGGTTTATGTATAGTTTACTTACATTTTCAGTCTACGAATCGTTCAAAGACTACATCAGCACGGAGCTCCTCGAGGGCGACAACAAGTACGACGCGGGCGAGCACGGGCTGCAGGAGGCGGAGAAGGGGGTGCGCTTCGACGTTTTTCCTCCTGTGCTGCATTTGCACCTCATGCGCTTCCAGTATGACCCGCTCACGGACGCTTCCGTCAAGTTCAATGATAGGTATT harbors:
- the LOC133522097 gene encoding ubiquitin carboxyl-terminal hydrolase 7-like isoform X1, whose protein sequence is MIGTGSAENAAAEALSTTPVEQVQEMESDLETNMKITVEDEDVARSEATFRYTITNISQLKEQVLSPPCFVRCLPWKILAMVRLTTTPDRQQQKALGVFLQCNGESDSPGWSCYGLGELKLLTYKPDKEHLCRKLHHMYHCKEDDWGFGHFISWKELMNPDNGFVKDDAVTIEAHVIAEAPHGVSWDSKKHTGYIGLKNQGATCYMNSLLQTLFFTNVLRKAVYLIPTTGDDSSCSVAFALQRVFYDLQFSDKPVATKKLTKSFGWETLDSFMQHDVQEFLRVLLDKLENKMKTTVVEGTVPKLFEGKMTSFIKCKNVNCTSTRVESFYDIQLCVKGKSNIYESFKDYISTELLEGDNKYDAGEHGLQEAEKGVRFDVFPPVLHLHLMRFQYDPLTDASVKFNDRFDFYEEINLDPYLQETPPSPAHYTLHAVLVHSGDNHGGHYVVFINPKGDGKWCKFDDDVVSRCTKREAIEYNFGGKEDAPHLARRATSAYMLIYIQTSQLKYVLQDVSESDIPADLCERINDEMRYEMVRTCGRKVKCRKIKSDTSVSSAKYYARIFNALKQFFTLQALAGSKYKGR
- the LOC133522097 gene encoding ubiquitin carboxyl-terminal hydrolase 7-like isoform X4 encodes the protein MIGTGSAENAAAEALSTTPVEQVQEMESDLETNMKITVEDEDVARSEATFRYTITNISQLKEQVLSPPCFVRCLPWKILAMVRLTTTPDRQQQKALGVFLQCNGESDSPGWSCYGLGELKLLTYKPDKEHLCRKLHHMYHCKEDDWGFGHFISWKELMNPDNGFVKDDAVTIEAHVIAEAPHGVSWDSKKHTGYIGLKNQGATCYMNSLLQTLFFTNVLRKAVYLIPTTGDDSSCSVAFALQRVFYDLQFSDKPVATKKLTKSFGWETLDSFMQHDVQEFLRVLLDKLENKMKTTVVEGTVPKLFEGKMTSFIKCKNVNCTSTRVESFYDIQLCVKGKSNIYESFKDYISTELLEGDNKYDAGEHGLQEAEKGVRFDVFPPVLHLHLMRFQYDPLTDASVKFNDRFDFYEEINLDPYLQETPPSPAHYTLHAVLVHSGDNHGGHYVVFINPKGDGKWCKFDDDVVSRCTKREAIEYNFGGKEDAPHLARRATSAYMLIYIQTSQLKYVLQDVSESDIPADLCERINDEMRYEMAAEK
- the LOC133522097 gene encoding ubiquitin carboxyl-terminal hydrolase 7-like isoform X3, with translation MIGTGSAENAAAEALSTTPVEQVQEMESDLETNMKITVEDEDVARSEATFRYTITNISQLKEQVLSPPCFVRCLPWKILAMVRLTTTPDRQQQKALGVFLQCNGESDSPGWSCYGLGELKLLTYKPDKEHLCRKLHHMYHCKEDDWGFGHFISWKELMNPDNGFVKDDAVTIEAHVIAEAPHGVSWDSKKHTGYIGLKNQGATCYMNSLLQTLFFTNVLRKAVYLIPTTGDDSSCSVAFALQRVFYDLQFSDKPVATKKLTKSFGWETLDSFMQHDVQEFLRVLLDKLENKMKTTVVEGTVPKLFEGKMTSFIKCKNVNCTSTRVESFYDIQLCVKGKSNIYESFKDYISTELLEGDNKYDAGEHGLQEAEKGVRFDVFPPVLHLHLMRFQYDPLTDASVKFNDRFDFYEEINLDPYLQETPPSPAHYTLHAVLVHSGDNHGGHYVVFINPKGDGKWCKFDDDVVSRCTKREAIEYNFGGKEDAPHLARRATSAYMLIYIQTSQLKYVLQDVSESDIPADLCERINDEMRYEMALAGSKYKGR
- the LOC133522097 gene encoding ubiquitin carboxyl-terminal hydrolase 7-like isoform X2, whose amino-acid sequence is MIGTGSAENAAAEALSTTPVEQVQEMESDLETNMKITVEDEDVARSEATFRYTITNISQLKEQVLSPPCFVRCLPWKILAMVRLTTTPDRQQQKALGVFLQCNGESDSPGWSCYGLGELKLLTYKPDKEHLCRKLHHMYHCKEDDWGFGHFISWKELMNPDNGFVKDDAVTIEAHVIAEAPHGVSWDSKKHTGYIGLKNQGATCYMNSLLQTLFFTNVLRKAVYLIPTTGDDSSCSVAFALQRVFYDLQFSDKPVATKKLTKSFGWETLDSFMQHDVQEFLRVLLDKLENKMKTTVVEGTVPKLFEGKMTSFIKCKNVNCTSTRVESFYDIQLCVKGKSNNYISTELLEGDNKYDAGEHGLQEAEKGVRFDVFPPVLHLHLMRFQYDPLTDASVKFNDRFDFYEEINLDPYLQETPPSPAHYTLHAVLVHSGDNHGGHYVVFINPKGDGKWCKFDDDVVSRCTKREAIEYNFGGKEDAPHLARRATSAYMLIYIQTSQLKYVLQDVSESDIPADLCERINDEMRYEMVRTCGRKVKCRKIKSDTSVSSAKYYARIFNALKQFFTLQALAGSKYKGR
- the LOC133522097 gene encoding ubiquitin carboxyl-terminal hydrolase 7-like isoform X5; the encoded protein is MVRLTTTPDRQQQKALGVFLQCNGESDSPGWSCYGLGELKLLTYKPDKEHLCRKLHHMYHCKEDDWGFGHFISWKELMNPDNGFVKDDAVTIEAHVIAEAPHGVSWDSKKHTGYIGLKNQGATCYMNSLLQTLFFTNVLRKAVYLIPTTGDDSSCSVAFALQRVFYDLQFSDKPVATKKLTKSFGWETLDSFMQHDVQEFLRVLLDKLENKMKTTVVEGTVPKLFEGKMTSFIKCKNVNCTSTRVESFYDIQLCVKGKSNIYESFKDYISTELLEGDNKYDAGEHGLQEAEKGVRFDVFPPVLHLHLMRFQYDPLTDASVKFNDRFDFYEEINLDPYLQETPPSPAHYTLHAVLVHSGDNHGGHYVVFINPKGDGKWCKFDDDVVSRCTKREAIEYNFGGKEDAPHLARRATSAYMLIYIQTSQLKYVLQDVSESDIPADLCERINDEMRYEMVRTCGRKVKCRKIKSDTSVSSAKYYARIFNALKQFFTLQALAGSKYKGR